A DNA window from Ictalurus punctatus breed USDA103 chromosome 11, Coco_2.0, whole genome shotgun sequence contains the following coding sequences:
- the LOC108272088 gene encoding protein SPO16 homolog, translating to MANNNTTTLWKTTVIVSTSLQNNEISVLLLAQKHLLRYSDSIEPGTLVFPLSGVAFLLITPEEFPEKAECEEFFKKIEKFVQVHRNSFLLLQAPAYGARELEIVSAVQNRFFGSNLKVLPVRSNGDAVKGMLTIAKATSRPHVDGVRERMRLARAHIIEISLETLLKKVNIFKVI from the exons ATGGCAAATAACAACACGACGACTTTGTGGAAAACAACTGTTATTGTCAGTACTTCCCTTCAG AATAATGAAATTTCAGTGCTGCTTTTAGCACAAAAACACCTACTTCGTTACTCAGACAGTATTGAACCTGGTACACTCGTCTTTCCTCTCTCAG GTGTGGCGTTCTTGTTGATCACTCCAGAGGAATTTCCTGAAAAGGCTGAGTGTGAAGAATTCTTTAAAAAGATTGAAAAGTTCGTCCAGGTCCACAGAAACAGCTTTCTTTTGCTCCAGGCGCCAGCATATGGCGCAAGAGAACTGGAGATTGTGTCTGCAGTGCAGAACAG ATTCTTTGGCAGTAATCTCAAAGTCTTACCTGTCCGTAGTAATGGGGATGCTGTCAAGGGAATGCTGACCATCGCTAAA GCCACCAGTAGACCACATGTGGATGGTGTGCGGGAGCGGATGCGTTTAGCTCGAGCTCACATCATCGAAATAAGCCTTGAAACTTTGTTAAAGAAAGTGAACATTTTTAAGGTCATTTAA
- the tomm70a gene encoding mitochondrial import receptor subunit TOM70 — protein MVGPMTASKPIEPVAGSGLPRWQLALLVGTPIVLGVGAAYLWSRGRSRSSGKDQPSERNEERKTPEGSEQDNMSPLDKAQAAKNRGNKYFKAGKYEQAIQCYTEAISMCPKEQKSDLSTFYQNRAAAYEQQAKWTEVVEDCSQAVEMNPRYVKALFRRARALERLDNKKECLEDVTAVCILEAFQNQQSMLLADKVLKQLGKEKAKDKYKNREPLMPSPQFIKSYFSSFTDDIISQPLQKGEKKDEDKDKEGEAAEVTESSGYLKAKQYMEEENYDKIISECTKEIESKGRHTAEALLLRATFYLLIGNATAAQPDLDRVINMQDANVKLRANALIKRGSMYMQQQQPQLSTQDFNMAAEIDHRNADVYHHRGQLKILLDQVEEAVTDFDECILLRPDSALAQAQKCFALYRQAYTGNSPSQVQTAMDGFEDVIRRFPKCAEGYALYAQALTDQQLFGKADEMYDKCIELEPDNATTYVHKGLLQLQWKQDLDMGLDLISKAIEIDNKCDFAYETMGTIEVQRGNLDKAIDMFNKAINLAKSEMEMAHLYSLCDAAYAQTEVARKYGLKPPTL, from the exons atggtGGGACCGATGACCGCTTCGAAGCCCATCGAACCAGTGGCCGGGTCCGGACTGCCCCGGTGGCAGCTGGCGCTGCTGGTCGGGACTCCCATCGTGCTGGGGGTCGGAGCCGCGTACCTGTGGAGCCGGGGCCGGAGCCGGAGCAGCGGCAAGGATCAGCCGAGTGAGCGCAATGAGGAGAGGAAAACTCCCGAAGGCAGCGAGCAGGACAACATG AGTCCTCTAGATAAGGCACAGGCTGCTAAGAACAGGGGTAACAAGTATTTCAAGGCTGGCAAGTACGAGCAGGCCATCCAGTGCTACACTGAGGCCATCAGCATGTGCCCCAAAGAACAGAAGAGTGACCTGTCCACGTTCTACCAGAACAGAGCTGCAGCATACGAGCAGCAG GCGAAATGGACCGAAGTGGTGGAGGACTGTTCTCAGGCTGTCGAGATGAACCCGCGCTACGTCAAAGCTCTCTTTAGGCGTGCCAGAGCCCTCGAAAGACTAGACAACAAAAAGGAGTGTCTGGAAG ATGTGACAGCTGTATGTATACTCGAGGCCTTCCAGAACCAGCAAAGCATGCTACTGGCAGACAAAGTGCTGAAACAGCTGGGAAAAGAGAAAGCCAAGGATAAATACAAG AACCGGGAGCCTCTAATGCCATCGCCACAGTTTATCAAGTCCTACTTCAGCTCCTTCACCGATGACATCATATCGCAACCCCTTCAGAAGGGGGAGAAGAAAGACGAGGACAAGGATAAGGAGGGCGAGGCTGCTGAGGTCACAGAGAG CTCGGGCTATCTGAAGGCCAAGCAGTACATGGAAGAGGAGAACTATGATAAGATCATCAGTGAGTGCACTAAGGAAATCGAATCTAAGGGCAGACACACTGCCGAAGCTCTGCTGCTAAGAGCCACTTTCTACCTGCTCATCGGCAATGCCACAGCTGCTCAGCCCGACCTGGACCGAGTCATCAACATGCAGGACGCCAATGTCAAG TTGCGAGCAAATGCTCTGATAAAACGTGGCAGCATGTacatgcagcagcagcagccacaGCTCTCCACCCAAGACTTCAACATGGCAGCCGAAATAGATCATCGGAACGCGGACGTCTATCACCATAGAGGACAG CTGAAGATCCTGCTGGACCAGGTCGAGGAGGCAGTGACAGATTTTGACGAGTGTATCCTGCTCAGGCCTGACTCTGCCCTGGCACAGGCACAGAAGTGCTTTGCTCTG TATAGACAGGCGTACACCGGAAACAGCCCATCTCAAGTGCAGACAGCCATGGATGGCTTCGAGGACGTCATCAGAAGGTTTCCAAAATGTGCAGAAGGCTATGCCCTTTATGCACAG GCACTGACTGACCAGCAGCTGTTTGGGAAGGCAGATGAGATGTATGACAAATGTATTGAACTGGAGCCTGATAATGCCACAACCTATGTCCATAAAGG GCTGCTGCAGCTCCAGTGGAAGCAGGATCTGGACATGGGCTTGGATCTGATTAGCAAAGCCATTGAGATTGACAACAAATGTGACTTTGCCTATGAAACAATGGGAACCATTGAAGTCCAGAG agGCAACCTGGACAAGGCCATAGATATGTTCAACAAGGCCATTAACCTTGCCAAGTCTGAGATGGAGATGGCCCATCTGTACTCACTCTGTGATGCTGCCTATGCACAGACCGAGGTGGCCAGGAAGTACGGGCTCAAGCCCCCAACATTGTAA